From Novosphingobium decolorationis, one genomic window encodes:
- a CDS encoding cysteine hydrolase family protein: MPDTADLPHVAGPDLAGMIDPVRTALVVVDIQVDFASPEGVAGTFCSDFAPIETAIERIEELIADMRRAGGTIAFMRVVTRPETDSDALKTLMVRRGMPGGEAICRAEGGGADYYRVAPQEGDIEIEKLLFDSFHATDLDAQLRARGIDTLLMSGMTTECCVDSTARTAFHKGYNVFLVSDACVAYEEHLHASTLDVLAQNIGLLTTSAAVHEALA, encoded by the coding sequence ATGCCTGACACGGCCGATCTGCCCCACGTTGCAGGTCCTGATCTTGCAGGCATGATCGACCCGGTCAGGACGGCGCTTGTCGTCGTTGACATCCAGGTCGACTTCGCTTCGCCCGAAGGCGTTGCAGGCACGTTCTGCAGCGACTTCGCGCCGATCGAGACGGCCATCGAGAGGATCGAGGAGCTGATCGCGGACATGCGCCGTGCAGGTGGCACCATTGCCTTCATGCGCGTGGTCACGCGCCCGGAAACCGACAGCGATGCGCTCAAGACCCTGATGGTCCGGCGCGGGATGCCGGGCGGTGAGGCGATCTGCCGGGCCGAGGGCGGCGGGGCGGACTATTACCGCGTGGCCCCGCAAGAAGGCGACATCGAAATCGAGAAGCTGCTCTTCGACAGCTTCCACGCAACCGATCTCGATGCGCAGCTGCGCGCCCGCGGCATCGACACGCTGCTGATGAGCGGCATGACCACCGAGTGCTGCGTTGACAGCACCGCGCGCACGGCCTTTCACAAGGGCTACAACGTGTTCCTCGTGAGCGATGCCTGCGTGGCGTACGAGGAGCATCTGCACGCCAGTACGCTCGACGTCTTGGCGCAGAACATCGGTCTTCTGACCACGAGCGCGGCCGTGCACGAGGCGCTGGCCTGA